One window of the Populus nigra chromosome 4, ddPopNigr1.1, whole genome shotgun sequence genome contains the following:
- the LOC133691599 gene encoding probable indole-3-pyruvate monooxygenase YUCCA8, protein MENMFRLADHEDFFSRRCIWVNGPVIVGAGPSGLATAACLRDQGVPFAVLEKEDCIASLWQKRTYDRLKLHLPKQFCQLPKLPFPEDFPEYPTKKQFIEYLESYAKHFEINPKFNEYVQSARYDETSGLWRVKTVSTSGSNRTEVEYICRWLVVATGENAECVMPEIEGLAEFGGEVMHACQYKSGEKFSGKNVLVVGCGNSGMEVSLDLCNYNASPSMVVRSSVHVLPREIMGKSTFELAVLLMSWLPLWLVDKLMLIMAWLVLGNTDKYGLKRPSMGPLTLKNTMGKTPVLDIGALEKIRSGDINVVPGIKRFSRGQVELVNGEILDIDSVILATGYRSNVPYWLQEGEFFSKNGFPKAPFPNGWKGNAGLYAVGFTRKGLSGASSDAIRIAQDIGKVWKEETKQTKRATACHRRCISQF, encoded by the exons ATGGAGAATATGTTTCGCTTAGCTGATCATGAAGATTTCTTCTCTAGAAGATGCATTTGGGTTAATGGTCCGGTCATAGTTGGTGCCGGACCATCAGGGTTAGCCACGGCTGCTTGCCTTAGAGATCAAGGCGTGCCCTTTGCTGTTCTTGAAAAAGAAGACTGCATAGCATCTTTGTGGCAAAAACGCACCTACGACAGGCTTAAACTTCACCTCCCTAAGCAATTCTGCCAGCTCCCTAAACTCCCATTTCCCGAGGATTTCCCCGAGTACCCTACAAAGAAACAGTTCATTGAGTACCTTGAATCATACGCAAAGCACTTTGAGATCAACCCAAAATTCAATGAGTATGTTCAGTCAGCAAGGTACGATGAGACCAGTGGTTTGTGGAGGGTCAAGACAGTTTCCACAAGCGGCTCAAACCGTACTGAAGTTGAGTACATTTGCCGCTGGCTTGTTGTGGCCACCGGAGAGAATGCAGAGTGTGTAATGCCTGAGATTGAAGGATTGGCTGAGTTCGGTGGTGAGGTTATGCATGCTTGCCAATATAAATCCGGCGAGAAATTCAGCGGGAAGAACGTACTTGTTGTCGGCTGTGGCAATTCTGGCATGGAAGTTTCTCTCGATCTTTGCAACTACAACGCTTCTCCATCAATGGTGGTTCGCAGCTCG GTTCATGTTTTGCCAAGAGAAATCATGGGCAAATCAACCTTTGAATTGGCTGTTTTGTTGATGAGTTGGCTACCCCTTTGGCTAGTTGACAAGCTCATGCTGATTATGGCATGGTTGGTGCTAGGAAACACTGACAAGTATGGTCTAAAGAGGCCATCTATGGGTCCATTGACACTCAAGAACACCATGGGCAAGACCCCTGTACTGGACATTGGTGCATTGGAGAAAATCAGATCTGGAGACATTAACGTGGTTCCTGGAATCAAGAGGTTTTCACGTGGTCAAGTTGAGCTTGTCAATGGTGAAATTCTTGATATAGACTCAGTTATTTTGGCTACTGGGTACCGCAGCAATGTCCCCTATTGGCTTCAG GAAGGTGAATTCTTCTCCAAAAATGGGTTCCCAAAGGCACCATTCCCAAATGGCTGGAAAGGAAATGCCGGTCTCTATGCTGTTGGGTTCACAAGGAAAGGGCTCTCCGGTGCATCCTCTGATGCCATTAGAATTGCACAAGATATTGGCAAGGTTTGGAAAGAGGAAACTAAGCAAACCAAGAGGGCAACAGCTTGCCATAGACGTTGCATCTCGCAGTTTTAA